A genomic stretch from Actinomadura rubteroloni includes:
- a CDS encoding ABC transporter ATP-binding protein, whose amino-acid sequence MTHDTTVRATGLGKTYDTSAGPVLTGVDVAFAAGELCALMGPPGAGRSTLLGCLAGYVPPSTGAVHLTGGRSPVLLRGVRRSRIGFVAPHARPFPRETVASHLRWACALAGTPHDPHRAARVAWLLGLGGVLGTPVARLTARDRRLVLCAGALLPGPRLVTVDAPDAAAPDAAFFERLRRAAAGLGTGVVAVTGDSAAAAVADRVVFLERGRIAGAVRHAHDRPAFPPLAG is encoded by the coding sequence ATGACGCACGACACGACGGTCCGCGCCACCGGCCTCGGGAAGACCTACGACACGTCCGCCGGGCCCGTCCTCACCGGCGTGGACGTCGCGTTCGCCGCCGGGGAGCTGTGCGCGCTGATGGGCCCGCCCGGCGCGGGACGCAGCACGCTGCTCGGCTGCCTCGCCGGATACGTCCCGCCGAGCACCGGGGCCGTCCACCTGACCGGCGGGCGCTCCCCCGTGCTGCTGCGCGGCGTCCGGCGGTCCCGGATCGGGTTCGTCGCGCCGCACGCGCGCCCGTTCCCCCGCGAAACGGTCGCGAGCCATCTGCGCTGGGCGTGCGCGCTCGCCGGGACGCCGCACGACCCGCACCGGGCGGCGCGGGTGGCGTGGCTGCTCGGGCTCGGCGGCGTCCTCGGCACGCCCGTCGCGCGGTTGACCGCCCGCGACCGGCGGCTCGTCCTGTGCGCGGGCGCGCTGCTGCCCGGCCCGCGCCTGGTCACCGTGGACGCGCCCGACGCCGCCGCCCCCGACGCCGCGTTCTTCGAGCGCCTGCGCCGGGCCGCCGCCGGGCTCGGGACGGGCGTCGTCGCGGTCACCGGCGACAGCGCGGCGGCGGCCGTCGCCGACCGGGTCGTGTTCCTGGAGCGCGGACGGATCGCCGGCGCCGTCCGCCACGCGCACGACCGTCCGGCGTTCCCGCCGCTCGCGGGGTAG
- a CDS encoding TetR/AcrR family transcriptional regulator codes for MDDLDPPVRPADPRERIIATATRLFAALGYDGTSTRLIAATAGLNVATVAYHVGSKRDLYLTVMERAHQAERAVLAAHDGVTDVPGLRRLLDAYIDFCVERPEVPALWVHRWQSDAADIADLEGRYALPLVNRMAALVRAVAGDGGAGDDVDAEYAVMTIVWCTHGFCRGGVPDAAGRRGIDRPAEVRRFRAHVHRLVDRMLGLR; via the coding sequence ATGGACGACCTCGACCCGCCCGTCCGCCCGGCGGACCCGCGCGAACGGATCATCGCGACCGCGACCCGGCTGTTCGCCGCGCTCGGCTACGACGGCACGTCCACCCGGCTCATCGCCGCGACGGCCGGGCTGAACGTCGCGACCGTCGCCTACCACGTCGGCTCCAAGCGGGACCTGTACCTGACCGTCATGGAACGCGCCCACCAGGCCGAACGCGCCGTCCTCGCGGCGCACGACGGCGTGACGGACGTCCCGGGCCTGCGCCGCCTCCTCGACGCCTACATCGACTTCTGCGTCGAGCGCCCGGAGGTCCCCGCGCTGTGGGTGCACCGCTGGCAGTCCGACGCCGCCGACATCGCCGACCTGGAGGGCCGCTACGCCCTGCCGCTCGTGAACCGCATGGCGGCGCTGGTGCGCGCGGTCGCGGGGGACGGCGGGGCCGGGGACGACGTGGACGCCGAGTACGCCGTCATGACCATCGTCTGGTGCACGCACGGGTTCTGCCGGGGCGGCGTGCCCGACGCGGCGGGACGGCGCGGCATCGACCGTCCGGCCGAGGTCCGCCGGTTCCGCGCCCACGTGCACCGACTGGTCGATCGAATGCTCGGCCTGCGCTGA
- a CDS encoding pyridoxal phosphate-dependent decarboxylase family protein: protein MPGPLADGRPAADLLADLARLRAGDLPVRGGRVTAYVYDTGRPEIHDAAARAYLDLLEVNCLDPTAFPSIVALERDVVGAVADRLGGGPDTPGIFTSGGTESILLAVKAAREASPVDGTPQIVAPSTAHPAFHKAAHYLGMEVVTVPVDPATYRADPAATAAALTPRTVLVVASAPSYPQGVLDPVADLARIAADAGVLCHVDACVGGWVLPWLRENGRDVPPFDLSVPGVTSLSCDLHKYGYAPKGASVVLFADPALRRRAYFASAGWPGYTVVNATAQSSRSAGPLGAAWVTLRAVGADGYRRLAADAMDAVDRLAAGVARIPGLRVLGTPDAPLVAVASDDPGLDVFVIADAARSLGWYFQPQLSFQGVPANLHITLTGVSAVGPMLAALAEAVDAARAAGPAAVPDGLAEFVAGLDLDALDDHQFAELLTATGDGGMAAVNAVLDALPPATREALLIRFLSALYAGAV from the coding sequence GTGCCCGGACCCCTGGCCGACGGCCGTCCCGCCGCCGACCTGCTCGCCGACCTCGCCCGGCTGCGCGCCGGGGACCTGCCCGTGCGCGGCGGGCGCGTCACCGCCTACGTCTACGACACCGGACGGCCCGAGATCCACGACGCCGCCGCCCGCGCCTACCTGGACCTCCTGGAGGTCAACTGCCTGGACCCGACGGCGTTCCCCAGCATCGTCGCGCTGGAGCGGGACGTCGTCGGCGCCGTCGCCGACCGGCTCGGCGGCGGCCCGGACACGCCGGGGATCTTCACCAGCGGCGGCACCGAGTCGATCCTGCTCGCGGTGAAGGCCGCGCGCGAAGCGTCCCCGGTGGACGGGACGCCGCAGATCGTCGCGCCGTCCACCGCGCACCCGGCGTTCCACAAGGCCGCGCACTATCTGGGGATGGAGGTCGTGACCGTCCCGGTGGACCCCGCGACCTACCGCGCCGACCCCGCCGCGACGGCCGCCGCGCTCACGCCCCGGACGGTGCTCGTCGTGGCGTCCGCGCCGTCCTACCCGCAGGGCGTCCTGGACCCGGTGGCCGACCTCGCGCGGATCGCGGCCGACGCGGGGGTGCTCTGTCACGTGGACGCGTGCGTCGGCGGCTGGGTGCTGCCGTGGCTGCGCGAGAACGGCCGGGACGTGCCGCCGTTCGACCTGTCCGTCCCCGGCGTGACGTCGCTGTCGTGCGACCTGCACAAGTACGGGTACGCGCCGAAGGGGGCGTCGGTCGTGCTGTTCGCCGACCCGGCGCTGCGCCGCCGCGCGTACTTCGCGTCCGCCGGCTGGCCCGGGTACACGGTCGTCAACGCGACCGCGCAGAGCAGCCGGAGCGCGGGGCCGCTCGGCGCGGCGTGGGTGACGCTGCGGGCGGTCGGCGCGGACGGCTACCGGCGGCTCGCGGCCGACGCGATGGACGCCGTCGACCGCCTCGCCGCCGGGGTCGCGCGGATCCCGGGGCTGCGGGTGCTCGGCACGCCGGACGCGCCGCTCGTCGCCGTCGCGTCCGACGACCCGGGGCTGGACGTCTTCGTGATCGCCGACGCGGCCCGTTCGCTAGGCTGGTACTTCCAGCCGCAGCTCTCGTTCCAGGGCGTCCCGGCGAACCTGCACATCACGCTGACCGGCGTCAGCGCGGTCGGGCCGATGCTCGCCGCGCTCGCCGAGGCGGTGGACGCGGCACGCGCCGCCGGCCCCGCCGCGGTCCCCGACGGCCTCGCCGAGTTCGTCGCGGGCCTGGACCTGGACGCGCTGGACGACCACCAGTTCGCCGAACTGCTCACCGCGACCGGCGACGGCGGGATGGCGGCGGTCAACGCCGTCCTGGACGCCCTGCCGCCCGCGACCCGCGAGGCCCTGCTGATCCGCTTCCTCTCCGCGCTCTACGCCGGCGCGGTGTGA